In the Sorghum bicolor cultivar BTx623 chromosome 4, Sorghum_bicolor_NCBIv3, whole genome shotgun sequence genome, TGGCAGCAGGACCTTTCTCGTGTGGGATCCATTCTCCAATCACTGGGAGGAGGTGGAGGCGCCCAGCTCCTTGTCCACCACATTCCAATCCAACGCAGTGGTGCTTTGCGCCTTGCCTGGCTGCGATCACAGCAGCTGCCGCGGTGGTCCGTTCCATGTGGTCTTTGTGGGCGCCGACAAATTCGACTACACCATTGTCCATGCACATGTTTATTCATCGGAGTCTCGTTCCTGGTGCACAACAGCTTCTGCACAATTAGACGGTACACGAAACTTCTTCGACAAGAAGCGTGCTGTTCTTATCAGAGATGGAATCTACTGCACTGTGAATGATGGTGCTAGAATTCTGAAGTATGATTTGGTCGAGCACCATTTGTCTTTAATCGGCATGCCTTACCTGTACAAAAATGTTCCAGTCCTTATGCAGAATGAGGATGGTTCGTTGGGGATTGCTGGTGTGTTGGATTCAAGACTTTACCTTTGGTCGACAGTGGTGAATTTAGAGGGAGTTACAGGATGGGTACAACGGAGGGTCATCGAACTTAAGGAAATATTGCCTGTGGATGTTATTTCTGACCAAGCTAATTTGATTGGTTTTGCTGAGGGTGTCGAGGTTTTCTTCATAAGCACAAATGTTGGTGCCTTCACATTTGAGCTGAAGTCTCGCAGGGTGACAAAGGTAGGCAAACCTAGGGATTACCATTGTGCCACCCCCTTCATTAGCTTCTTCCGTCCAGGTATGGTTTCAGCCATTTTCTTTCTCTAACTGTGTAGTTCACAAGTTTTATGTCATTCAGATACTGATTTTGTAGATATTTTGTTGACTATAGTAGAGATAAATGATACATGGAAACTAATTTGTAGATGTTTTGTTAGATGGAAATAAATGATACCTGTGCGAGATTGAATATTTGACAACAACTAATTTTGTTGAGCTTCACCTATTAAGGATCATTCTTATATTTCGCAAGCTGTGATGACGTAGTAAAATTCTACCTTCACAACCTCTGAATTTGCAGTTATTTCCTTGTGTTCAGTCTTAAGAAAACTATGTAAAGCGAGCTATGAAATAATTcatacttgtatgcttggttcCTTTCAGATCGTGCTTGCAGCAAATGGACAAAGTCATCACTAGCTCACCCAAATTAAGAATGGCAGTATCTGACTCCACCGATGCTTTAAAATGCTTTGTATTCCTTTGGGTGGTTTGGTTTATGGAAGTGTAAGCCACCATGCATATTATGTTATCGAACTCATGTACCTGCATGCTTTGTATTTGGCTAAGAATTATGATCATGACTGAAGATATTCCAGGTGCACACTTAATCTGACCTTGGTTATTGTTTTTTGATGGTTGATATTTTGATAAATCCACTGATTGGAAGATTAATTATCTGTGTGCTTCAGTTAAGATTATTTCTAGAATGGGGTTCGTAATTTTAGCCCATAAAACGAATACACTTGAACTGAAAGCGCTCCAACTATTTCTGAGTTTCTCTACAAATGATCATTGGTCAGTTGGACCACATATACTATTTCAAACCTCATCTATCTGCTATATGTTGGTAGTATTTTTTTGTACAATTTTGTTTTGAATGAAATGAGCAGGAACTCTGCCATTCAATTTAGAAAGAAATTAGAGATTAGTCAAGGACTGGAAGGGCAGGTGTAAGCCTCGCGACACACCACACAACACTAGTTGGTTCACAGGACCGGTCAGCCCTGAGAGGCTACAACTACAACAACAGAAAAGAGAGGTAGAAAGGCATGTGCCAAAAAGGTCAACAAAAGAAACCGAAGGCCCTATTACGTTGATTAATATCTTCTATTGTTCTTTCACCATCCAGGCCACCTGTTGTGCTGTTTGGTATTTGTTGTCGAAAATGCGCTGAATCCTCTTTTTCCCAATGTTCTTTTTGGGTAGAATTCTATAATGCATCGGGTGGCTGTTGCTTTTCTTCACAGTCTGAAAGGGGATATATTGTTGAACTGACTGTTCCAGAATTAGGTCCAATAAATTCCAAGAGATAGGTTGCAGCCGAATAGCATGAAATGGGTTGAAGGCTGAATACCCAAGAACGAAAATCCACACCTATCCGGTTCAATTGGCAGATGTACCTAGGAAGAACTTGTTCCTACCCTTGAAATTGGCAGATGTACCTAGGAAGAACTTGGAACACCTTTATTTTCTTATTATAGGCTATTATCATTTTATCTTCTATGGCCATTTGGAAGCTCACAGACGAATTCAAGCCATGTAAACCTTTGAGTTGCACTGCGAAAAATCGTTAGCTATGGCCTGGTTGGCTTACTCTCCATGTAATTGTCAGTCTTGAACAAAGATTGCTCACACTTTTAGGAACACAACTGTAACTGAAAACACTCAAATCTTCATACTGTATAGATGGGGTTGCTTGCTCCTCGGTACTCTGATAACTGTTATGAGTGGGAACTATGGTACTGTCCAAATTGTGGTGCCACTGTATTGCCATTGCCATAGGATACACTATTATATTATTCGTTATTAATAGAGAAGAGGGTTGTATCATTGTATGAATGGCAAGGTTGTATTGCACGGTCCCAATGGGCAATatatagggggtgtttagttcaaaaaaaatgcaaaatgccagctactttggaatagtttcatccAAAATGCATAATTTATTGTTCTCATGGGGGGCTCatgaggtttttttttttggcctgTTGAGGCCAAAATTCAAAATAGAGAATAACCACATTTTTGgtgtttagttttattttgcaaaatgatgaatcaaacccaaaattttttgaaataggaggggaactaaacaccccctatatGATATGTGCCAAAGAGTTCTTGCGGTAACTTGATAGCTAGGAAGCCTGATCCAAATCCAACAAATCCCTCCGGTCCTGAGCAGCCTAAACAGAACTCCGATCTCAAGTAAAATAGGATTCCTACATTGCCCGTGTCCAAACTCACGTGgtttaaagaaaaaaaagtccGTTTGGGTCTGCTGGGCCTTGTTGCGATGCATATCGTGGGAGGATAAGGGCTGTTGGTTTGTTTCCCAGCCGAGCCTAGGTTGCACCAGCCAGCCAATTCGGAGGCCCCCATTCAGCTGCACTAGGCAATTCGGACCAACTGAAAATAGAGAAATGAATGCTTAATCATGTGACGGATAATGTTATTTCTTTTATGTTAAAAGGAGCTAaactaaaaacaaaaaataatccgGATTAGGATCGGGGTATTGAACCCGACGTGAATCGAACACGCAACCTTCTGATCTGGAGTCAGACGCGCTACCATTGCGCCACGGATCCGGTTGTGCTGTCTTCACTAGATGAGCCTTAAAATACGCTGTATCACTAGTCGCACACACGCGCTCGCAAGTCGCAAGCTTTGCTGGTTGTTTGTTTACCACCAGTTGGCACGTTGTCACAGCGATGGGTCACGGAATCCCAGCCAAAAGATCACACTACACGGGCAACGGCACAAAAACATCAGACGAAGCTAAAGGCAGCCTTCTTTTATCACAGACGGCGAAAAGAGATGAACTAGAGTCTACAGAGGCCACAAACCTTTCCACGCATTCCCTCCCCGCCACGCGGGCCCCATTCGCCTCATCCCTCGCCCAATCACGGAACGCCAGCGCAGATGGCCTCATCCTCCGTGCCTGCCACGTGGCTCCCCCACCACCCACCGCCTCTTTTGTCTCTCTCCCCATTCCCGCTTGCACGGGGCGGCCTCGCTCTCGCCTCCTAGCACCACCActccttcctctcctctccattCCTCCAAGCGGCCACCACCCCACACCTCGGCGCGTCCCGCCAAAACCCCCCCGACATCCAAACCCTACCTAGCTCCGCCCCCTCCCGCGCGCCATGTCCGTCgcgtccgcggcggcggcggcagcagcctcccTCGTCGCCTCATCCTCGCTCTCCATCCCAGAccacctccgcctccgcccccgCCTCCCGCCTCCTCCACTCCCGCGCTTCCGCCGGCGATCGCGCGGGGTCTGCCTCGTCCGCGCCGTCCTCGAGGACCGCGCGCCCCCGCCGGCCGAGGAGGACGCCAAGCGCTACGGGCTCAACGGGAACGGCAGCGGGCTCGGGTACGACGATGCCGCCGTCCAAGCCTACCTCGGGAGCAACGGCGACGGGAGCGCCAGCGGTgacggcgcggcggcggtggcgcagaAGCCCGCGAGCAGCGTGGCCGTGGTCCCGGTCCCGGTCCCGGTCCAGCCGGCGGAGGATgagaggaggaggaaggagagggtCGAGGAGATCGGGAGGGAGGATGCCTGGTTCAAGCAGAGCAGCGGAGAGGTACGGGGGTGATTATTTTTCCCTGTTTGCTTAACGGCTTATCATCTGCAGTGTGTTGTCCGGCGACAGTTCTAAGTGGGCGATCATGTGGGATATATAGGATAAGGGCTGCTGTGGCAAAAGTTAGTGGGGCAGCTTTGACTAGGGTGACATCGATGATCGATGTACGTTTGGAACAAGTGCATTCGTGATACTCTAATTGGAATGAAGTTCAAATTTAGGTAAGAGTCCAGTATCAGCAATTCAGCATCACATGTCTTCAGAAACTACTACGCAGTTAGTAGCAGCATCCACAAGCACTCTGGAACGAAAATTGAGGTATTCAGAAACTATTATGGTGTTGAAAATGCAACAGGCTGGCTGGCTGGTTGGTTAGTTACTTAGATTACTGTGTCAGGTTGAGTAGATGATACACGGACACAGCTTACCCTTGGCCTCTGATATATATTGCTGTCCAATTATCTGATGAAAATAGCTGGAGTTTTGTGTCATTCCCTGTGTTCCTTCTTCCTTTCCCCTTTGAGTTGAATGACTAAACCTTGCAGGTTTCTGTTGCTCCTGGTGGTCGCTGGAATCGGTTTAAAACCTATTCGACAATTCAAAGAACATTGGAAATATGGGGGTTCGTTTTTACATTTATATTCAAGGCTTGGCTCAACAACCAAAAGTTCACCTACAGAGGTTAGTGACTTCAACTGAACACTAAAAAAAGGGATACTAACCTATAGAAGTTTGTTTTTGTATTATAAAAGCTTGTTTTTGTATCTGCGGAAAATAACAATAAGTTCTTTCCATTTAGTGATGTATTTGGCTCACAGATATCTTTTGCGAATACAATTGAATAAAATCCTTCATCTTATACAACAGTATGTGTGACATGCTAGCCAACACACTGGATTCatatcttttttgtttttgataTTGAAGAATTACCTACATGTTTCTTCAAAGTTGTATACCTTCAATAAAGCTCTAAGTCAACTTCTGCAGGGGGGATAACTGAGG is a window encoding:
- the LOC8077660 gene encoding uncharacterized protein LOC8077660 — its product is MAPPQRWPPELNEDITVEILLRIPPDEPAHLIRASVVCKLWLHVVSDPAFLSRYSAFHRGAPLLGFFYNLDSAWFFPGFVPTTAASPPPQPGHSDWVRWVPDCRHGRVLLKGIGSLCKCILMRGIGSRTFLVWDPFSNHWEEVEAPSSLSTTFQSNAVVLCALPGCDHSSCRGGPFHVVFVGADKFDYTIVHAHVYSSESRSWCTTASAQLDGTRNFFDKKRAVLIRDGIYCTVNDGARILKYDLVEHHLSLIGMPYLYKNVPVLMQNEDGSLGIAGVLDSRLYLWSTVVNLEGVTGWVQRRVIELKEILPVDVISDQANLIGFAEGVEVFFISTNVGAFTFELKSRRVTKVGKPRDYHCATPFISFFRPDRACSKWTKSSLAHPN